The following nucleotide sequence is from Candidatus Nezhaarchaeota archaeon.
TCGTCGACTAGCCGTCAAGCCCTGTCTTATCTAGCTGAGCTTCCTCGTGTTCAGCGCGGCGTAGCTGGCGGTTGGAAACCGTCGAGTTTATGGGGGACGCCCCCCATCAGGCCAGTCTAGGCCCGCGCGCCATGCTCGTTTAAACAGCCTCTTTCTCCATATCGCCTCGGCCCTAGCGCGCCCAGCGCCGCTAAGCTGCGCCTCATAATCGTAGCGCAGCCCCTCCAGCGGCCTCAACGGAGGAGGCGGTAAATTCTACTGGCCTCGCCGACCGAGGGATAGGTTCGAGGCTCGGCGCGCCGACGACCTACCCCAGCGCCGTGTTTAATGCCTAAGGCCCCCTAGCCAGCTTGCGGTAATCGAGGCGAAGAACGTAGCGTAGCCTAAGCTTAGATTAGCTGCCCCCTAGCGGCGAGCTTAGGTATGTAGGGCGAAAAAGCGAAATACCCGTAGGCACCGCCTTTAATCCTCAAAGGTGCTGGGCTTGGAAAGCTTCGACCCTAGGAGGTTTGTTGAGGACAAGGTTAGGGAAATTAAGCAAGCAATAGGTAGACGCAGGGCGCTCGTAGCGGTCTCCGGCGGTGTTGATAGCTCTACGTGCGCTGTCCTCACCCACATGGCCATAGGGGACAACCTAGTCTGCGTCATGCTCGACGACGCCTTTATGAGGTTCAGCGAGCCAGAGAGGGTGGCTGAAGCGCTATCTAGGCCTCCGCTAAGCCTACCGGTTAAAATAGAGCGCGTCCAGGAGCGCTTCCTAGGGGCCCTCGAGGGGCTTAGGGACGCTGAGGAGAAGCGTAAGGCCTTTAGGGCGACGTTCTACAAGGTCTTAAGCGAGGTTGCTAAGAGAGAAGGCTGCGAGTACCTTGTGCAGGGGACTATTCTGGCAGACATAATCGAGACTAAGGGAGGGATAAAGACTCAGCACAACGTCCTAGAGCAGATAGGGATAAGGACACGCGAGCTCTACGGCTTCAAGGTAGTCGAGCCCCTCGCCTCTCTCCTTAAGTGGCAGGTTAGGGAGGTTGCGCGTTACTTAAAGATCCCGCCTGAGATAAGCGAACGCCAGCCATTCCCTGGGCCTGGGCTGTCGGTAAGGGTTGTTGGCGAGGTCAGGGCTGATAAGCTAGCGGTGCTAAAGAAAGCAACCGTGATCGTCGAGGAGAACCTGGCGGCCTACAGGCTAAGCCAATACTTCGCAGCCATAATAGACAACAGGTTCAAGGTTAGCCCCAGCATTGAGAGGATTAAAGGCATCGTCACAGGGTCCTTGAGGGCCGCTGAGGTCGTCTCTGTAAGCCTCTTTAGCGACAGGGCGACTGGCGTAAGTGATAATTTACGCAAGTACGGCGACATAGTTGCCATCAAGTGCTTGAGCAGAGGCGAGGTCTACACGCCACCCCTAGGCAGCCTGCTCGAGGCGCAGAAGGCCATCTTAGACGCTGATCCATCAGCCGCGAGGGTGCTCTACTTAGTCTCAGACGTTGAGAAGGATGGGCAGTACTCTATAGTCATTAGAGCCGTCCAGACGGAGGACTTTTTAACGGCGCAGGTTGCCAACGTCCCCTGGAGCTGCTTGAAGGAGACGGCTAAGCAGATCCTCGAGGCCTGCCCCGAAGTATCGGCCGTGTACTACGACATAACGCCCAAGCCCCCAGCCACAATAGAAATGGAGTAGCCGGCCAGCTTCCGCCGCGAGCGCTCAGCTTCTTGGTGAGCAGCTTAACAGGGAGCTCGCTTAGAGGAAGGCATTAACACCGCTATACTTCTAAGAGCTCGGTTGGAGCTCGATCTAGGACTTCGCAGGCCTCTCTATGAACGATTACCGTAGACTCTAGGCCGACCCCCCAGCCCCCTGGGCCTACTATCTTAGGCTCTATGGCTAAGGCCATCCCCTCCCTTAACGCCACGTCCCCTCTGCCCACTACAGGGGGTTCGTCGACCTCTAGCCCTACTCCGTGACCTATGAATTGCACCTTCCCATCCCCCCTGCCCATAAACCCCTCGATAAACCCTAGTCTACGCACTAGCTCAACAGCCCTCCAGTACACTTCACCAGTGCCTACGCCTGCCCTTAGGCACTTCAGTACTTCGCGGTAGACCTCCTCAACAGCCCTGAACGCCTCAACAACCTCCTCCCTCGGTCTACCTAGAGCAAACGTCCTAGTCACGTCCGACGTATAGCCCATGTACCTTCCGGAGACGTCTATCCATACAACATCCCCCCTACCCACCTTCCTCCTAGAGGAGCCTACTGGACAGGCTGAGCTTACGCCCACCCCTACGCTAACTGCCGTTATCCTGCCGGGCTCCACGTCGCCGGGCGGTAGGACTACGAGGTTCGGCATGTGGTCACCCCAGCTGCGCATGTCTAGGTAGCCGTCGTGGCCTTCTCTACGCAAAACCTTCTCAAGCTCAGCTGTGATCTCTGCGCAGCTAGCTCCCTCCTTAAGTACCTCTGGGGCGTGCTGAAGGGCTAAGTCGCACTGCTTAGCAGCCTCTCTTAGTAGGCGCTGCTCGAAGCCGTCCTTCACCTTTCTAAGCTCGAGGATGCCGTCAGAGATGTCTATGCTCGTAGCGTCCCCGAGGAGCCTCCTATGTAGCTTAACGGGCAGCCTATCTTCCTCGAAGCCAATTCTCCTTAGCGAGGCCAGCTTCTCAGCTACTTCGCCTAGCCCGCTGACCTTCACGCACTTAACGTAGGCCTCCTTCAAGGCCCTCTCGAAGCCCCTAATCACGTAGAGCGTAGCTTCGCCTGTAGATGGCACTATAAGCACGCCTCGCTGAGCCGTGCCGGTGAAGTAGTATACGTTGACCGCAGACATGATCGCGGCGGCCTCTACGCCTATCTCCCTAAGCCTTCCTTGAAGCCTCTCTAGGCGCCTCTCGTAGAGCTCAGCGTCCACGCGGTCCACCTTCACAACCTTCACTCAGCGTCGATATAAAGAGCCTGCTCA
It contains:
- a CDS encoding GMP synthase; the protein is MLGLESFDPRRFVEDKVREIKQAIGRRRALVAVSGGVDSSTCAVLTHMAIGDNLVCVMLDDAFMRFSEPERVAEALSRPPLSLPVKIERVQERFLGALEGLRDAEEKRKAFRATFYKVLSEVAKREGCEYLVQGTILADIIETKGGIKTQHNVLEQIGIRTRELYGFKVVEPLASLLKWQVREVARYLKIPPEISERQPFPGPGLSVRVVGEVRADKLAVLKKATVIVEENLAAYRLSQYFAAIIDNRFKVSPSIERIKGIVTGSLRAAEVVSVSLFSDRATGVSDNLRKYGDIVAIKCLSRGEVYTPPLGSLLEAQKAILDADPSAARVLYLVSDVEKDGQYSIVIRAVQTEDFLTAQVANVPWSCLKETAKQILEACPEVSAVYYDITPKPPATIEME
- a CDS encoding Xaa-Pro peptidase family protein codes for the protein MKVVKVDRVDAELYERRLERLQGRLREIGVEAAAIMSAVNVYYFTGTAQRGVLIVPSTGEATLYVIRGFERALKEAYVKCVKVSGLGEVAEKLASLRRIGFEEDRLPVKLHRRLLGDATSIDISDGILELRKVKDGFEQRLLREAAKQCDLALQHAPEVLKEGASCAEITAELEKVLRREGHDGYLDMRSWGDHMPNLVVLPPGDVEPGRITAVSVGVGVSSACPVGSSRRKVGRGDVVWIDVSGRYMGYTSDVTRTFALGRPREEVVEAFRAVEEVYREVLKCLRAGVGTGEVYWRAVELVRRLGFIEGFMGRGDGKVQFIGHGVGLEVDEPPVVGRGDVALREGMALAIEPKIVGPGGWGVGLESTVIVHREACEVLDRAPTELLEV